In a genomic window of Poecilia reticulata strain Guanapo linkage group LG22, Guppy_female_1.0+MT, whole genome shotgun sequence:
- the LOC103458274 gene encoding uncharacterized protein LOC103458274, whose product MFLLCCISLQALLVSGSSLSEKIVQVPDHAFKHRGETLAISCTHRIQSYDQILWYRQTDDRELQLLGYMYGTASFPDKDLNVTIDGDANKDKTCTITITGLSPDSSAVYFCAARFHSAACLCSSVHKPPHPPVTTAFGASLGDQVRQTPLNIVENRGEAARISCSHSIQMYNMILWYKRLEDKQLQLLGYRFFGETLLEPGVAVKVEGSADRDQTCTLMIKELNESSSGVYFCAASYHIYSQDVIQDPTISWRLKSESTEMKCSHKKDISHTQMYWYRQRPGETMTLVVYTXFGGQPDYGENPQSKYSAVKDAIETGALTVKDLQPDDSXVYFCAVSKHSDVNQSPSDLITHPGHKVQIFCTYDKTDYRVTLWYRRPAGDTAMNLLGYLSYKDATMEETYKKDFNISGDLSVNTLKNASLIISAAEEKHSAFYFCAASFSLGIDIHQFPSNIVRNTSDDVQLFCAHKQSSYRVILWYQKTPGDQALNLIGYGYGQISNDSVEEKFRKHFRLGGDLAAPEKNLSLSIVGFSIVVLQSRHQISSPGDNVTFECRLGTGYSMGSQTMLWYRQRSHGAQMEFLLKEYEETQLPSVFVKVGDQSVTLWCDQDNNQNYYMFWYRHPAGSGKMELVAYSVGKDAAAIEAPFSKTKYTLTRPEVLRSSLQIHSPEAADSAVYYCASSLAQEAYFGQGTKLTVLEKDNITSPTVRILQPSKKVCKDKNGETKNKTLVCVASRFYPDHVSVSWKRNBKTTTNGVSTDAAATKTKTGETFYKITSRLMVNESDWLIPKTKFECIVSFYDGKTIINKTDTFTIKSTMIPGMTRENYIKISQXAKLSYSXLIVKSCLYAALVCFLVWKLQGKRGKQTK is encoded by the exons aTGTTCCTCCTCTGCTGCATAAGCCTGCAGGCCCTACTGGTTTCAG GCTCCTCTCTGAGTGAAAAAATCGTCCAAGTTCCTGACCACGCTTTCAAACACCGTGGCGAAACGCTCGCCATCAGCTGTACCCACAGAATTCAGAGCTACGATCAAATCCTCTGGTACAGGCAGACGGACGACCgcgagctgcagctgctgggatACATGTACGGAACCGCTTCATTCCCAGACAAGGACCTGAACGTGACAATAGACGGCGACGCCAACAAAGACAAAACGTGCACCATAACCATTACAGGACTGAGCCCAGACAGCAGCGCGGTTTACTTCTGTGCCGCCCGTTTCCACAGTGCTGCATGTCTCTGCTCCTCAGTGCATAAACCTCCTCACCCTCCC GTGACCACAGCTTTCG GAGCTTCTCTCGGCGATCAGGTCCGCCAGACGCCGTTGAACATTGTGGAAAATCGAGGAGAAGCAGCCAGAATCAGCTGCTCCCACAGTATCCAGATGTACAATATGATCCTCTGGTACAAGAGACTAGAggacaaacagctgcagctgctggggTATCGATTTTTTGGAGAAACCCTTCTAGAACCTGGAGTGGCTGTGAAGGTGGAAGGGAGTGCAGACAGAGACCAGACCTGCACTTTGATGATTAAGGAGCTGAATGAGAGCAGCAGTGGGGTTTACTTCTGTGCTGCCAGCTACCACA TTTACTCCCAGGACGTCATCCAGGATCCCACCATCAGTTGGAGGCTGAAGTCCGAATCGACTGAGATGAAATGCAGccacaaaaaagacatttctcaTACCCAGATGTACTGGTACCGACAGCGACCAGGGGAGACCATGACCCTCGTTGTGTACACGGYGTTCGGTGGGCAGCCAGACTACGGCGAGAACCCGCAGAGCAAATACTCAGCAGTCAAAGACGCCATAGAGACCGGAGCTCTGACTGTGAAGGACCTGCAGCCTGATGACAGCGSCGTGTATTTCTGTGCTGTCAGCAAACACAGTGAT GTCAATCAGTCTCCCTCTGATCTCATCACACACCCTGGTCataaagttcagattttctgCACCTATGATAAAACCGACTACAGGGTGACGCTCTGGTATCGGCGCCCAGCTGGAGACACGGCCATGAACCTGCTGGGGTATCTGAGCTACAAAGACGCCACCATGGAGGAGACGTATAAGAAGGACTTCAACATTTCTGGAGATCTGAGTGTGAACACGTTGAAAAACGCCTCCCTTATAATCAGTGCTGCAGAGGAGAAGCACAGTGCTTTCTACTTCTGTGCAGCAA gtttttctcTGGGGATTGACATCCACCAGTTTCCCTCGAATATCGTCAGGAACACCAGTGACGATGTTCAGCTTTTCTGCGCTCACAAGCAGTCGTCGTATAGAGTGATACTCTGGTACCAGAAGACTCCTGGAGACCAGGCTCTGAACCTCATCGGATACGGATACGGACAGATCAGCAATGACAGCGTGGAGGAAAAGTTCAGGAAACATTTTAGGTTAGGTGGAGATTTAGCGGCACCCGAGAAGAACCTCTCTCTTTCCATCGTCG GTTTCTCTATTGTAGTTCTTCAGTCTCGACATCAAATCTCTTCCCCCGGAGACAATGTGACATTTGAGTGCAGGTTGGGAACAGGCTACAGCATGGGCAGCCAAACCATGCTCTGGTACCGGCAGAGGAGCCACGGGGCCCAAATGGAGTTCCTCCTCAAAGAATACGAAGAAACT CAGCTTCCATCTGTGTTCGTCAAAGTCGGCGATCAGAGCGTCACGCTCTGGTGCGACCARGACAATAATCAGAATTACTACATGTTCTGGTACAGACACCCAGCAGGCAGTGGGAAAATGGAGCTGGTCGCATATTCAGTAGGTAAAGACGCCGCGGCCATTGAAGCTCCTTTCAGCAAGACCAAATACACCTTGACCCGTCCAGAAGTGCTCAGATCGTCCCTGCAGATCCACTCTCCTGAGGCTGCAGACTCTGCTGTGTACTACTGTGCTTCCAGTCTAGCACA AGAAGCTTATTTCGGCCAGGGAACAAAGCTGACTGTTCTGG AAAAAGATAATATCACTTCCCCGACTGTGAGAATTCTCCAACCTTCAAAAAAAGTATGCAAAGACAAAAACGGGGAGACGAAGAACAAGACGCTGGTCTGTGTGGCCTCTCGTTTCTACCCAGATCATGTCAGCGTGTCCTGGAAGCGCAACRACAAGACTACAACTAATGGGGTGTCCACTGACGCCGCCGCCACCAAAACCAAAACTGgagaaacattttacaaaatcacCAGTCGGCTGATGGTCAATGAAAGTGATTGGCTTATACCGAAGACTAAATTTGAGTGCATCGTCAGCTTCTATGATGGCAAGACTATCATCAATAAAACTGATACTTTTACAA TAAAAAGCACAATGATCCCAGGCATGACTCGAG AGAACTACATAAAGATCAGCCAGWACGCCAAACTGTCCTACAGCGYCCTGATCGTGAAGAGCTGCCTCTACGCCGCCTTGGTCTGCTTTCTGGTCTGGAAGCTTCAG GGAAAACGTGGAAAGCAGACCAAGTGA
- the LOC103458228 gene encoding immunoglobulin iota chain-like isoform X2 has translation MLQILIILLLSSLRIQVYSQDVIQDPTISWRLKSESTEMKCSHKKDISHTQMYWYRQRPGETMTLVVYTXFGGQPDYGENPQSKYSAVKDAIETGALTVKDLQPDDSXVYFCAVSKHSDVRKYNS, from the exons aTGTTGCAAATTCTTATCATACTTCTACTCTCTTCATTGAGAATTCAAG TTTACTCCCAGGACGTCATCCAGGATCCCACCATCAGTTGGAGGCTGAAGTCCGAATCGACTGAGATGAAATGCAGccacaaaaaagacatttctcaTACCCAGATGTACTGGTACCGACAGCGACCAGGGGAGACCATGACCCTCGTTGTGTACACGGYGTTCGGTGGGCAGCCAGACTACGGCGAGAACCCGCAGAGCAAATACTCAGCAGTCAAAGACGCCATAGAGACCGGAGCTCTGACTGTGAAGGACCTGCAGCCTGATGACAGCGSCGTGTATTTCTGTGCTGTCAGCAAACACAGTGATGTGAGGAAATACAACAGCTGA
- the LOC103458228 gene encoding uncharacterized protein LOC103458228 isoform X1: protein MRVKLLIIALNAVLFAGASLGDQVRQTPLNIVENRGEAARISCSHSIQMYNMILWYKRLEDKQLQLLGYRFFGETLLEPGVAVKVEGSADRDQTCTLMIKELNESSSGVYFCAASYHSAAQPQLIRTKTSPSAEPSNL from the exons ATGAGAGTCAAACTCTTGATAATCGCTCTCAACGCTGTGCTGTTTGCAG GAGCTTCTCTCGGCGATCAGGTCCGCCAGACGCCGTTGAACATTGTGGAAAATCGAGGAGAAGCAGCCAGAATCAGCTGCTCCCACAGTATCCAGATGTACAATATGATCCTCTGGTACAAGAGACTAGAggacaaacagctgcagctgctggggTATCGATTTTTTGGAGAAACCCTTCTAGAACCTGGAGTGGCTGTGAAGGTGGAAGGGAGTGCAGACAGAGACCAGACCTGCACTTTGATGATTAAGGAGCTGAATGAGAGCAGCAGTGGGGTTTACTTCTGTGCTGCCAGCTACCACAGTGCTGCACAGCCACAGCTCATCAGAACAAAAACCTCACCGTCTGCCGAACCAAGCAATTTATAA